The DNA sequence CAGCCTGGTCTGAGGAGACCACTGCATTTGCACCGCGCTCCAGAACCACATCCTGAACCGCCGGAACCCTTAGGCCAATGGCTACCACCCCCACAAGAACAACGATGGCACCAGCACCCCACAGCAAAACGCGTCTCATTCACTCAGTCCCCTGATGACTTCACCCAAGCCTGTATTTTGACATAAATAGTGCCAATACCAAAAGAAAAAGCGCGGGGCACAAAAAACGGGGCCCGAAGGCCCCGTTTTCAGCACTCAAATGACTGAGCCTTATTTCTTCTTGCGACCCTTCGCAGGAGCAAGCTTAGAGACAGCTGGATTGATCTTTTTGCAAGCGTCAACCAGGCCCTTCACAGCGCCGACCGACTTATCAAACTGCTTCTTCTCTGAGGCATTGAGGTTGATCTCAACGATACGCTCAATCCCACCGGCACCGATCACCGTTGGCACGCCCACATACATGTCTTTCAGGCCAAACTCACCATTGAGGTGTGCCGCACAGGGAAGAACCCGCTTCTGGTCCTTCAGATAGCTTTCAGCCATGGCGATCGCTGACGCTGCCGGTGCGTAGTAGGCAGAACCGGTTTTCAGCAAACCAACAATCTCTGCGCCGCCATCGCGGGTCCGCTGGATGATCTCAGCCAGCTTCTCTTTTGTGGTCCAGCCCATTTTCACAAGGTCGGGGAGAGGAATGCCGGCAACTGTAGAGTAGCGAGGCAGCGGCACCATCGTGTCGCCATGGCCACCAAGAACAAACGCATTCACGTCCTTCACGGAGACGTTGAACTCTTCAGACAGGAAGTACTGGAAGCGGGCGGAGTCAAGCACGCCAGCCATACCAACGACTTTGTTCGCTGGGAGGCCAGAAAACTGGCGCAGCGCCCAAACCATCGCATCAAGCGGGTTCGTGATGCAGATAACAAAAGCGTTGGGTGCGTGTTTGCCGATACCTTCGCCTACCTGTTGCATGACTTTCAGGTTGATGCCCAGAAGATCATCGCGGCTCATGCCAGGCTTACGAGGCACGCCGGCTGTCACAATCACCACATCAGCACCTTTGATGTCGCGATAAGAGCTTGTGCCCTTCAACGCCGCATCAAACCCGTCAACAGGTGAGCTCTCCGCAAGGTCGAGCGCCTTGCCCTGTGGCACACCATCGA is a window from the Rhodobiaceae bacterium genome containing:
- the mdh gene encoding malate dehydrogenase, with translation MARKKIALIGGGQIGGTLAHLAGLKELGDVVIFDIVDGVPQGKALDLAESSPVDGFDAALKGTSSYRDIKGADVVIVTAGVPRKPGMSRDDLLGINLKVMQQVGEGIGKHAPNAFVICITNPLDAMVWALRQFSGLPANKVVGMAGVLDSARFQYFLSEEFNVSVKDVNAFVLGGHGDTMVPLPRYSTVAGIPLPDLVKMGWTTKEKLAEIIQRTRDGGAEIVGLLKTGSAYYAPAASAIAMAESYLKDQKRVLPCAAHLNGEFGLKDMYVGVPTVIGAGGIERIVEINLNASEKKQFDKSVGAVKGLVDACKKINPAVSKLAPAKGRKKK